A DNA window from Oncorhynchus tshawytscha isolate Ot180627B unplaced genomic scaffold, Otsh_v2.0 Un_contig_5665_pilon_pilon, whole genome shotgun sequence contains the following coding sequences:
- the LOC112241950 gene encoding C-type lectin domain family 4 member M has protein sequence MARRHTLRYAHTNLLYVSTESEQPEKRPLRAAAVCLGLLSVLLLSGIIGLYLYYDRVYNNLTEDRDQLQTSYNNLIEERDQLQTSYNNLTEERDQLQTSYNNLTEERDQLQTSYNNLTEERDQLQTSYNNLTEERDQLQTSYNNLTEERDPLQTSYNNLTEERDQLQTSYNNLTEERVQLQTSYNNLTEERDQLPRERDMLVWRAERSGCPVGWRMFDCSCYFLSIVSKTWEESRQDCLNRGGDLVIIQSREEQDYIKTFKVMSWIGLTDEAREGLWMWVDNTQLTTAEYWHPDEPNGGREENCGMIQMNYDAWIDTSCSAALPWICEKYAYC, from the exons atggctagaag gcacacactcAGGTACGCACACACAAATCTCCTTTATGTGTCCACAGAGTCTGAGCAACCAGAGAAGAGACCTTTAAGAGCTGCAGCAGTGTGTCTGGGGCTGTTGAGCGTTCTACTACTGTCTGGGATCATAGGACTGTACCTCTACT ATGACAGAGTATATAACAACTTGACTGAGGACAGGGACCAGTTACAGACTAGTTACAACAATCTGattgaggagagagaccagttacagaccagttacaacaatctgactgaggagagggaccagttacagaccagttacaacaatctgactgaggagagggaccagttacagaccagttacaacaatctgactgaggagagagaccagttacagaccagttacaacaatctgactgaggagagagaccagttacagaccagttacaacaatcTGACTGAGGAGAGGGACCCGTTACAAACCAGTTACAACAAtctgactgaggagagagaccagttacaaaCCAGTTACAACAATCTGACTGAGGAGAGGGTCCagttacagaccagttacaacaatctgactgaggagagagaccagttaccgagggagagagacatgttgGTTTGGAGAGCTG agagaagcgGCTGTCCTGTTGGGTGGAGGATGTTTGACTGCAGCTGTTACTTCCTCTCCATCGTGTCTAAAACCTGGGAGGAGAGCAGACAGGACTGTCTGAATAGAGGAGGAGACCTGGTGATCATCCAAAGCAGAGAGGAACAG GACTACATAAAAACGTTTAAGGTGATGTCCTGGATTGGTCTGACTGATGAAGCTAGAGAGGGTCTCTGGATGTGGGTGGACAACACACAGCTAACTACAGCAGA GTACTGGCATCCTGATGAACCGAatggtggaagagaggagaactGTGGAATGATTCAGATGAATTATGATGCCTGGATTGACACCTCGTGCTCTGCAGCGCTCCCCTGGATATGTGAGAAATATGCATATTGTTAG